In Methanocaldococcus sp., the genomic stretch TTTAGCCAATTTGTAGTAAAAATCTCTCTTTCTTTGTAATAACCATCTTTTGTCTTTTCTACCCATAAATTTCACCAATAATTTTTTAATATCTTTATATATTTATTTGTTTTATTTGTAGGTTGTTGTTCAATGTTTAAATATAATGCTATAAAAAATAAAAACCAATAAAAAATAACAAAAATTAAAAAAGTTGATTCTTATGAGTTTGGCAAAGGATAGCATTTACATATTATTGGCAAATTTGTATTCAAAAGGTATGGCTTATTTATTTTATTTTATAACTGCAATTTTATTAGGAACAGAGGCGTTTGGAATTTTGAAAGGGTTAATGCCAATTGCTGACACTTTAACTATTTTTTTCTCTTCTGGAATTCCTCCTGCAATAGCAAAATTCTTAGCAGAGGAAAAAGATGTAAATATTAATAAATACATTCCAATACTGTTATCTATGGTTTTACTTTCTATTATTGGCTTTTTAATAACTCCCTACATAAAATACATATTGGGAGGATACTATTTATCTATAAATAACTCACTATATTTTGCGATTGGTTTATGTATAATAACATCAACTTTAATAGCCTTTTCAAGAGGAATACTACAAGGATTATTAAAAATTAAACATCTATCAACTACATGGATAGTTGAATACACTGTAAAGGTTATTTTAGTATTTGTTTTAACATTATATTTTAAAATTTTTGGCTCATTATTGTCTATATCTCTCTCTTACTTAATATCTGGGATTTTTGGAGTTTATTTGATTTATAGGATATTATATAAAGAAAGTAATAAATCAAACAAAGAAGTAAAATTAGAACTTAAATTAAAACTTCAAAAAATAAAAAACATAGTAAAAAGCAGTATAAAAAACATTTTCTCAGATTTCAATTTAAAGGTTTTGAAATACTCTATACCTATCGCCTTAACTTCATCATCTTACAGGTTATTTGGAGACATTGATAACATTATAATAATGTCTATTATGGGGGGATTTTGGAGTGGAATTTATGGATACTCTTCTCTAATATCAAGAGGAATTTTTATGTTTGCTTCTGCTATTTCTATCCCTTTACTTCCAAGAATTTCAAAATCCAAAGATTTAAAGATATTAAAAAATGGTATAATTCAAA encodes the following:
- a CDS encoding flippase translates to MSLAKDSIYILLANLYSKGMAYLFYFITAILLGTEAFGILKGLMPIADTLTIFFSSGIPPAIAKFLAEEKDVNINKYIPILLSMVLLSIIGFLITPYIKYILGGYYLSINNSLYFAIGLCIITSTLIAFSRGILQGLLKIKHLSTTWIVEYTVKVILVFVLTLYFKIFGSLLSISLSYLISGIFGVYLIYRILYKESNKSNKEVKLELKLKLQKIKNIVKSSIKNIFSDFNLKVLKYSIPIALTSSSYRLFGDIDNIIIMSIMGGFWSGIYGYSSLISRGIFMFASAISIPLLPRISKSKDLKILKNGIIQNTLFSSIFVIGCLFFPEIPLKAFFNVVNPEGVLCLRILAISSLFMSYYTLISTTLQGLGYAKISFYIILFGIILNIILNLILVKLYGIVGGSLATLITSITIFLVGVFVILKKNRNL